One genomic segment of Aquamicrobium lusatiense includes these proteins:
- a CDS encoding tyrosine-type recombinase/integrase produces MLTDAALKSLKPKAKMYKVSDRDGMYVRVAPSGAISFRLDYRLNGRRETVYLGRYARDGISLARARELCVDARRAITEGRSPAIEKQREKRRIKEAKSFGQFGEKWLTNATMADSTRAMRRSIFERELMPVWRNRLLTEITPDDLRAHCGKIVERGAPATAIHVRDILKQIYGFAILHGEKVANPADAVGPASIATFTPKDRALSPAEIRIMFKQLEHVATLPTIRLGMKLYLLTMVRKSELQDAVWDEIDFDNAVWTIPKERMKRSKPHNVYLCRQTLDIMIALKTCSGNSRYLLPSRYDADAPMSRATFNRITYAVVERAKKEGLPLEPFTVHDLRRTGSTLLNELGFNSDWIEKCLAHEDGRSSRGVYNKAEYEVQRRHMMQQWANTVDAWIDGRKYAPTLLPQAMPLMELDPAL; encoded by the coding sequence ATGTTGACCGATGCAGCACTCAAGTCTTTGAAACCAAAAGCCAAAATGTACAAGGTTTCCGATCGTGACGGCATGTATGTGCGCGTCGCGCCGTCGGGCGCCATCTCGTTCAGGCTCGACTATCGGCTGAATGGCAGGCGGGAAACCGTGTATCTCGGCAGATACGCCCGTGACGGAATATCGCTCGCCAGGGCTCGCGAGCTATGCGTCGACGCCCGGCGCGCGATCACCGAGGGGCGGTCTCCCGCCATCGAGAAGCAGCGCGAGAAGCGCCGGATCAAGGAAGCAAAGAGTTTCGGCCAGTTCGGCGAGAAGTGGCTGACCAACGCAACAATGGCCGACAGCACGCGCGCGATGCGTCGCTCCATCTTCGAACGCGAACTCATGCCCGTCTGGCGAAATCGTCTCCTGACAGAGATCACACCGGATGATCTCCGTGCTCACTGCGGCAAGATCGTCGAACGGGGTGCTCCTGCAACTGCTATCCATGTGCGTGATATCCTGAAGCAGATCTACGGCTTTGCCATTCTGCACGGCGAGAAGGTCGCCAATCCGGCCGATGCCGTCGGTCCAGCCTCGATCGCTACCTTTACGCCAAAGGACCGCGCGCTTTCGCCGGCAGAGATCCGTATCATGTTCAAGCAACTCGAGCATGTTGCGACGTTGCCAACGATCCGCCTCGGTATGAAGCTCTACCTCCTCACCATGGTCCGGAAGAGCGAGTTGCAGGATGCAGTTTGGGACGAGATCGATTTCGACAACGCCGTCTGGACCATCCCGAAAGAGCGCATGAAGCGATCGAAGCCGCACAACGTCTACCTTTGCCGACAGACGTTAGACATCATGATCGCGCTCAAGACTTGTTCCGGCAACTCCCGATATCTTTTGCCGTCCCGGTACGACGCGGACGCGCCAATGTCTCGCGCGACCTTCAATCGGATCACCTACGCCGTCGTCGAGCGAGCCAAGAAGGAGGGGCTGCCATTGGAGCCATTCACGGTTCATGATCTGCGGCGCACGGGGTCGACGCTGTTAAATGAGCTGGGCTTTAACAGCGACTGGATCGAAAAGTGCCTGGCGCACGAGGATGGGCGCTCGTCGCGCGGTGTCTACAACAAGGCCGAGTATGAGGTGCAGCGTCGGCATATGATGCAGCAGTGGGCGAATACCGTGGACGCCTGGATCGACGGCCGGAAGTATGCCCCCACGCTTTTGCCGCAAGCTATGCCCTTGATGGAATTGGATCCCGCTCTTTGA
- a CDS encoding helix-turn-helix transcriptional regulator produces the protein MAKTEPTQIKRTIRRQQLREMVPMADSTIYEMEQRGEFPRRFALSPRCIVWDLAEVEAWLMARRAAPIRRAQHPDVTKRKSRPVKERDPIPSRA, from the coding sequence ATGGCGAAGACCGAGCCCACCCAAATCAAAAGAACAATCCGGCGGCAGCAGCTGCGGGAGATGGTGCCGATGGCTGACAGCACTATTTATGAAATGGAGCAGCGTGGCGAGTTTCCCCGTCGGTTCGCGCTCTCGCCGCGTTGTATCGTCTGGGACCTGGCCGAGGTCGAGGCGTGGCTAATGGCACGGCGGGCCGCCCCGATCCGTCGAGCACAGCACCCTGACGTCACCAAGCGCAAATCCCGCCCGGTCAAAGAGCGGGATCCAATTCCATCAAGGGCATAG
- a CDS encoding LysR family transcriptional regulator: MDHLRGIRLFTRVVEAGSFAGAAKVEDVAQSTVSKEVAALEGHLATQLIRRSSRGLSITETGREYYDFAVGMLADLDAVEARVRSGNSAPRGRIRVAVPLVLSSRFIIPHLGGFLDRYPELTLDVEASEQYVNLIEDGIDLAIRIGAQRDSSLMSRQIGVLEPEVVASPAYLDAHGVPQHPDDLRRHICLPFMFEGSSKAWRFRDGDGEIRMTPTARLRTNDADGVHAAVRAGLGIAQGPSWMFAEDVAAGALVPLLADYTPSLVPIRAITSANRRMTGAIQLLVDHLAAMIREEPHLRMR, encoded by the coding sequence ATGGACCATCTTAGAGGCATCCGGCTTTTCACTCGCGTGGTCGAAGCGGGCAGCTTCGCAGGCGCGGCAAAGGTGGAAGACGTCGCACAATCCACCGTCAGCAAGGAAGTCGCAGCCCTGGAAGGGCATCTCGCGACGCAGCTTATCCGACGCAGTTCCCGTGGCCTCAGCATTACCGAGACGGGGCGGGAATATTATGACTTCGCCGTCGGCATGCTTGCGGATCTCGACGCCGTTGAGGCGCGGGTCCGCAGCGGCAACAGCGCTCCGCGGGGGCGGATTAGGGTCGCGGTCCCGCTCGTCCTCTCGAGCCGCTTCATCATCCCTCATCTTGGCGGGTTTCTGGATCGCTATCCAGAACTGACGCTCGATGTGGAAGCCTCCGAGCAATATGTGAACCTTATCGAGGATGGGATCGATCTCGCGATCCGCATCGGTGCTCAGCGCGATTCCAGCCTCATGTCGCGGCAGATCGGGGTGCTTGAGCCTGAGGTCGTCGCTTCTCCCGCCTACCTCGATGCGCATGGGGTGCCCCAGCACCCCGATGACCTCAGGCGCCACATCTGTCTGCCGTTTATGTTCGAAGGAAGCTCGAAGGCCTGGCGGTTCAGGGACGGCGACGGCGAAATCCGTATGACGCCCACCGCCCGCCTAAGAACTAATGACGCCGATGGCGTGCATGCGGCCGTTCGCGCCGGTCTCGGCATCGCGCAGGGGCCGAGTTGGATGTTCGCTGAGGATGTCGCTGCCGGGGCACTCGTTCCGCTTCTGGCCGACTACACGCCCAGCCTCGTTCCTATCCGCGCGATCACCTCCGCCAATCGCCGGATGACCGGCGCCATCCAGTTGCTGGTGGACCACCTAGCCGCGATGATCCGGGAAGAACCACATCTTCGAATGCGGTGA
- a CDS encoding SDR family NAD(P)-dependent oxidoreductase, producing MGKLDGKVAVIIGGTSGMALETAKLFVEEGAYVFVTGRRQEKLDAAVAEIGHNVTGVQGDLAKMADLDRLFETVRDEKGHIDVLFVSAGSGHLGQFVHNVTEQVFHDTFVTNVKNVLFAVQKALPLFRDGGSIILNSSIAHRKALPGIGVYSASKAAVRSFARTWAMELKDRKIRVNAISPGPIDTPHTADAPQEWKDGMIAAVPMGRFGEPREIATAALFLASSDSSYITGADLCVDGGLTQV from the coding sequence ATGGGAAAGCTTGATGGAAAGGTCGCCGTCATCATCGGCGGCACGTCGGGAATGGCGCTTGAAACGGCAAAGCTGTTCGTCGAAGAGGGCGCATATGTCTTCGTGACGGGGCGTCGGCAGGAAAAGCTCGATGCCGCCGTGGCAGAGATCGGACATAACGTCACAGGGGTTCAGGGCGACCTTGCGAAAATGGCCGACCTCGATCGGCTGTTCGAAACCGTGCGCGACGAAAAGGGTCATATCGACGTGCTGTTCGTCAGCGCCGGCTCGGGCCATCTCGGCCAGTTCGTGCATAATGTCACAGAGCAGGTCTTCCACGACACCTTCGTCACCAACGTGAAGAACGTCCTATTCGCGGTGCAGAAAGCCCTGCCGCTTTTCCGCGACGGCGGCTCGATCATCCTGAACAGCTCGATCGCCCACAGGAAGGCCCTGCCTGGCATCGGCGTCTACAGCGCAAGCAAGGCGGCCGTCCGCTCCTTTGCCCGGACATGGGCGATGGAGTTGAAGGACCGAAAGATTCGCGTCAACGCCATCAGTCCAGGGCCGATCGACACGCCGCACACAGCCGATGCGCCGCAGGAATGGAAGGACGGCATGATCGCCGCCGTGCCGATGGGACGTTTCGGAGAGCCCCGCGAGATCGCGACCGCCGCGCTGTTCCTAGCGTCGAGCGATTCCAGTTACATCACCGGTGCCGACCTCTGCGTCGACGGCGGACTGACACAGGTTTGA
- a CDS encoding SDR family NAD(P)-dependent oxidoreductase, protein MTKHMNNEAGKLAGKVAVVTGASKGIGAEIARAFGREGASVVVHYNSSKADADAVAAEVRELGGNAVIVGADVSGEDAGTTIVNAAVENFGRLDVLVNNAGISEFRAFEEFTADHYERQFRTNVLGTMLITAAAVKHFETGASIINIGSSATEFTPPAASVYIATKGAIDAFTRALASELGPRGIRVNCIKPGMTVTEKQLDDDSTVSDFVKTFVEQTPLRRLGKTTDIANAAIFLASDASAFITGERILVSGGLR, encoded by the coding sequence ATGACGAAGCACATGAACAACGAAGCTGGTAAGCTGGCAGGCAAGGTCGCAGTCGTAACAGGAGCATCCAAAGGCATCGGCGCCGAGATCGCCCGGGCCTTCGGCCGCGAAGGTGCTTCGGTCGTCGTCCACTACAATTCGAGCAAGGCGGATGCGGATGCCGTCGCGGCGGAAGTCCGCGAACTGGGCGGCAACGCAGTTATCGTCGGAGCCGATGTCTCGGGCGAGGACGCAGGCACTACCATCGTCAATGCGGCGGTTGAAAATTTCGGAAGACTCGATGTCCTCGTCAACAATGCAGGCATTTCGGAATTCCGCGCGTTCGAGGAGTTCACGGCTGATCACTACGAACGCCAGTTCCGCACCAATGTTCTGGGAACAATGCTTATAACCGCTGCGGCGGTTAAGCATTTCGAGACGGGCGCGAGCATCATCAATATAGGCTCTTCGGCAACCGAGTTCACGCCGCCGGCCGCCTCCGTATACATCGCGACGAAGGGCGCGATTGATGCCTTCACCCGTGCCTTGGCAAGTGAACTTGGCCCGCGCGGGATACGTGTTAATTGCATCAAGCCTGGCATGACGGTGACCGAGAAGCAGTTGGACGACGACAGCACCGTATCCGACTTCGTGAAGACCTTCGTAGAGCAGACGCCGCTTCGCCGTCTCGGCAAGACAACAGATATCGCTAATGCAGCAATATTTCTAGCTAGCGATGCTTCCGCATTCATCACCGGCGAACGCATACTAGTGTCTGGCGGGCTGCGCTGA
- a CDS encoding LysR family transcriptional regulator, translating to MPDIALDLRYLRYAILAAEYGSFRRAAEILCVSQSTVSRRIQILERRVGMALFDRNRSGARITTAGEHFLGKAAIGAKHLHQAADIVRQAKRGCTGVLRIGLTACLGGSFLSELFASYHRRYPAIEVIFEEGTAQLNEGALLGGRLDLALMPAEPRSPGCRAEQLWDEAIYVAVPASHEIASSDGVRLDSVGNETFLVMTDAAGPEISNYLVRELSVYGLRPSISMQHIGFANLLNMVEQGFGITLATKSVVGNAYTGVCFVPIIGTQEKFSFSVVWSETNQNPALQLFVDMCLERRPKARKHANGTETQGETRMVPASS from the coding sequence ATGCCGGACATCGCGCTAGACTTGCGCTATCTAAGGTATGCCATACTTGCTGCAGAATATGGTAGCTTCCGGCGCGCCGCCGAAATCCTTTGTGTGTCTCAATCTACTGTCAGTAGACGTATCCAAATCCTAGAACGGCGTGTTGGCATGGCCTTGTTTGACCGAAATCGGTCGGGCGCGCGCATCACAACGGCTGGCGAACATTTCTTAGGCAAGGCAGCGATTGGCGCCAAACATCTTCACCAAGCAGCGGACATCGTCCGCCAAGCCAAACGTGGTTGCACAGGAGTGCTAAGGATTGGGCTGACAGCCTGCCTAGGGGGCAGCTTTTTATCCGAATTGTTTGCAAGCTATCATCGTCGCTATCCGGCCATCGAGGTGATTTTCGAGGAAGGGACTGCGCAACTGAATGAAGGGGCTTTGCTTGGCGGTCGCCTCGACCTAGCATTGATGCCTGCAGAGCCAAGATCACCGGGCTGTCGAGCTGAACAGTTGTGGGATGAGGCAATCTATGTCGCAGTTCCGGCTTCCCATGAAATCGCGTCTTCGGACGGAGTTCGATTGGATAGCGTGGGCAACGAGACCTTCCTTGTGATGACGGACGCCGCAGGGCCCGAGATTTCGAACTATCTTGTGAGAGAACTGTCAGTTTATGGTCTGCGGCCGTCAATTTCTATGCAGCATATAGGTTTTGCAAATCTCTTGAACATGGTGGAGCAGGGTTTTGGCATAACTCTCGCCACAAAATCGGTTGTTGGAAATGCTTATACCGGTGTTTGTTTTGTTCCAATCATCGGCACTCAAGAGAAGTTTTCTTTCAGTGTCGTCTGGTCTGAAACAAATCAGAATCCGGCTCTTCAGCTTTTCGTCGACATGTGCCTTGAGCGCCGCCCAAAGGCGAGGAAGCACGCTAACGGCACAGAGACGCAGGGTGAAACCCGGATGGTGCCAGCATCTTCATGA
- a CDS encoding DUF2274 domain-containing protein produces MTKLKLGAIADDKPIKATIELPAALHRDLVAYAEVLARETGQAVSDPAKLIAPMVERFIATDRGFAKARRQSS; encoded by the coding sequence ATGACGAAGCTCAAGCTCGGCGCGATAGCGGACGACAAACCGATCAAGGCGACGATCGAGTTACCTGCGGCGCTGCACCGGGATCTCGTTGCCTACGCGGAAGTGCTGGCTCGCGAGACTGGTCAGGCTGTCAGCGATCCGGCGAAACTCATCGCTCCGATGGTGGAGCGTTTCATCGCCACCGACCGAGGCTTTGCGAAGGCGCGTCGACAATCCTCATGA
- a CDS encoding TrbI/VirB10 family protein yields the protein MSDDQNEEEEDATPLTGSAPEAAAPMRLRAEAPRVTRLSRKVLAGLGLVASLGLGGALIYALQTRDGGRSAEELYSTENRSTADGLQGLPRDYSGVPQLGPPLPGDLGRPILSAQERGQPVPTPGIAPPQPGISAEEQRRLQEIETARTSRLFAAAEARNAAPVTATAPSTATPDLASLGLAPPPATPTAQERQQAFINTPVDRRTVAADRVAAPASPNILQAGAVISAALITGIRSDLPGQITAQVTENIYDSPTGRILLVPQGTRVIGQYDNNVQFGQSRVLLVWNRLIFPNGRSIVLERQPGADAEGYAGLQDGVDYHWWDLAKAAGLSTLLSVGAELATNDDDRLIQAIRNGGQDTINDAGQQIIRRQLNIAPTLTIRPGFPVRVIVTRDLVLEPYGG from the coding sequence GTGAGCGATGACCAGAACGAGGAAGAGGAAGACGCCACGCCGCTGACGGGATCGGCGCCGGAGGCAGCTGCACCGATGCGATTGCGCGCCGAGGCGCCGCGTGTCACGCGGCTCTCGCGCAAGGTACTGGCCGGGCTTGGCCTCGTGGCCAGCCTCGGTCTCGGGGGGGCGCTCATCTATGCGCTCCAGACCCGCGACGGCGGTCGGTCGGCAGAAGAGCTCTATTCGACGGAAAATCGCTCGACGGCCGACGGTCTGCAGGGCTTGCCGCGAGACTATTCCGGCGTGCCCCAGCTCGGTCCGCCGCTACCGGGAGACCTCGGCCGTCCCATCCTCAGCGCCCAGGAGCGCGGCCAGCCCGTGCCGACACCTGGGATTGCTCCGCCGCAACCGGGCATCAGCGCAGAGGAGCAGCGCCGGCTTCAGGAGATCGAAACGGCGCGTACCAGCAGGCTGTTTGCGGCGGCCGAGGCGCGTAACGCGGCTCCCGTCACGGCAACCGCGCCAAGTACGGCGACGCCGGATCTCGCCAGCCTCGGGCTTGCGCCGCCGCCGGCGACACCCACAGCACAGGAACGCCAACAGGCTTTCATCAATACACCTGTCGATCGTCGCACGGTCGCGGCCGATCGCGTTGCCGCGCCAGCCTCACCGAACATCCTTCAGGCAGGCGCGGTGATTTCTGCTGCGCTGATAACCGGTATCCGGTCGGACCTTCCCGGTCAGATCACGGCCCAGGTGACCGAAAACATCTACGACAGCCCGACCGGGCGCATTCTGCTCGTGCCGCAGGGCACGCGCGTGATCGGCCAGTACGACAACAACGTGCAGTTCGGGCAGAGCCGCGTCCTCCTCGTCTGGAACCGGCTAATCTTTCCGAACGGTCGCAGCATCGTGCTGGAGCGGCAGCCCGGCGCGGACGCCGAGGGCTATGCCGGCCTGCAGGACGGCGTCGATTACCATTGGTGGGATCTCGCCAAGGCCGCCGGCCTCTCGACGCTGCTCAGCGTCGGCGCCGAACTCGCCACGAATGATGATGATCGCCTGATCCAGGCCATCCGCAACGGCGGTCAGGACACAATCAACGACGCTGGCCAGCAGATCATCCGCCGGCAGCTCAACATCGCACCGACGCTGACGATCCGGCCCGGGTTTCCCGTTCGCGTGATCGTCACCCGAGACCTGGTGCTTGAACCTTACGGAGGCTGA
- the trbG gene encoding P-type conjugative transfer protein TrbG, which produces MIMPIFRKAGEPAFRTHTLAALLLAATALAGCATTQKPPEISYDDAPVAVQTVDPPAPVTVVELPKPLPLPGQMKPVEASRRAAEPADPTARVNQANAAARIQPVRDGFINSMQVYPFTQGALYQVYTAVGQITDIALQPGETLVGSGPVAAGDTVRWIIGDTQSGSGATLQVHILVKPTRADLMTNLVINTNLRTYHMELRSTERTYMASVSWQYPQDQLIALRRQNAEAQAAQPVATGVDLSRINFRYDVTGNRAPWRPLRAYDDGRQVFLEFPRGIGQGEMPPLFVVGAEGNTSELVNYRVRNNYMIVDRLFAAAELRFGSGDRQKRVRITRNDGRPAS; this is translated from the coding sequence ATGATAATGCCGATTTTCCGTAAAGCCGGAGAACCGGCTTTCCGTACACACACATTGGCGGCTTTGCTGCTGGCGGCCACGGCACTCGCCGGCTGCGCGACGACGCAGAAGCCGCCGGAGATCAGCTACGACGACGCGCCCGTTGCCGTGCAGACCGTCGATCCGCCCGCGCCGGTCACGGTGGTCGAACTGCCCAAGCCGCTGCCGCTACCCGGCCAGATGAAGCCGGTCGAGGCATCGCGCCGCGCAGCCGAGCCGGCCGATCCCACGGCACGCGTCAACCAGGCCAATGCGGCCGCCCGCATTCAGCCGGTGCGCGACGGCTTCATCAACTCGATGCAGGTCTACCCCTTCACCCAAGGGGCGCTCTATCAGGTCTACACCGCCGTTGGGCAGATCACCGACATCGCGCTCCAGCCCGGCGAAACGCTGGTCGGATCCGGCCCGGTTGCCGCCGGCGACACGGTGCGCTGGATCATTGGCGATACCCAGAGTGGCTCGGGCGCGACGCTTCAGGTCCACATCCTGGTGAAGCCCACCCGCGCCGACCTGATGACCAATCTCGTCATCAACACCAATCTGCGCACCTACCACATGGAACTGCGCTCGACCGAGCGCACCTATATGGCGTCGGTCTCGTGGCAATATCCGCAGGACCAACTCATCGCGCTGCGCCGCCAGAACGCCGAGGCGCAGGCCGCCCAGCCGGTCGCGACAGGCGTTGATCTCTCGCGTATCAACTTCCGCTACGACGTTACCGGCAACCGCGCGCCATGGCGGCCGCTCAGGGCCTATGACGACGGACGGCAAGTCTTCCTCGAGTTTCCACGCGGCATCGGCCAAGGCGAGATGCCGCCGCTCTTCGTCGTCGGCGCTGAGGGCAACACCTCGGAACTCGTCAACTATCGCGTCCGCAACAACTACATGATCGTCGATCGGCTCTTCGCGGCCGCCGAGCTTCGCTTCGGCTCCGGCGATAGACAGAAGCGCGTCCGGATCACGCGTAACGACGGGAGGCCCGCATCGTGA
- the trbF gene encoding conjugal transfer protein TrbF encodes MFRRPSTHYGKAPEPETPYQRAAQAWDDRIGSARIQARNWRLMAFGSLFLSAGFAAALVWQSARGTVVPWVVQTDRLGQAEAVAPATADYQPTDPQIAFHLARFIEQVRSIPADAIIVRQNWLRAYDFTTDRGAAALNDYARSNDPFTKVGRQQIAVDVSSVIRASPDSFRVAWTERRYENGQLAETTRWTAILTIVVQIPRNADRLRANPLGIYVNAISWSRELGQ; translated from the coding sequence ATGTTCCGACGACCTTCGACCCACTATGGAAAAGCCCCCGAACCCGAAACACCGTATCAGCGCGCCGCCCAGGCCTGGGACGACCGCATCGGCTCGGCTCGCATCCAGGCGCGCAATTGGCGCTTGATGGCGTTCGGATCACTCTTCCTGTCTGCAGGGTTCGCCGCGGCGCTGGTCTGGCAATCCGCCCGCGGCACCGTCGTTCCCTGGGTTGTTCAGACCGATCGGCTCGGCCAGGCAGAAGCGGTCGCACCGGCGACGGCCGACTATCAGCCGACCGATCCGCAGATCGCCTTCCATCTCGCACGCTTCATCGAGCAGGTCCGCTCGATCCCGGCTGACGCGATCATCGTTCGCCAGAACTGGCTGCGCGCCTATGACTTCACGACGGACCGGGGAGCGGCAGCGCTCAACGACTATGCGCGCTCCAACGATCCCTTCACCAAGGTCGGGCGTCAGCAGATCGCCGTCGATGTCTCGAGCGTGATCCGGGCGTCTCCCGACAGTTTCCGCGTCGCATGGACCGAGCGCCGCTACGAGAACGGCCAGCTCGCCGAAACGACCCGATGGACGGCAATCCTGACCATCGTAGTGCAGATACCCCGCAACGCCGACCGGCTGCGCGCCAATCCATTGGGGATTTACGTCAACGCAATTTCTTGGTCACGGGAGCTGGGGCAATGA
- the trbL gene encoding P-type conjugative transfer protein TrbL, whose protein sequence is MGGTGVIDHFLEVFTRYIDSGFGLLSGEVAFIATTLIVIDVTLAALFWSWDADDDIIARLVKKTLFVGVFAYLISNWNNLARIIFESFAGLGLKAAGTGFTVADMMKPGRVAQTGLDAGRPLLDSISDLMGYWSFFENFIQIAVMLLAWALVLLAFFILAIQLFVTLIEFKLTTLAGFVLIPFGLFGKSAFMAERVLGNVISSGIKVLVLGVIIGIGSSLFSEFTVGFGGRTPSIDEAMAIVLAALTLLGLGIFGPGIANGLVSGGPQLGAGAAIGTGLAAGGMVAAGAATVGAVASGGAALAGGAAAAARGGAALAGGASTAYSLGAAGQTGASGVASGLGGVARAAGSAATSPLRRAAQRASSSMQSSFASGSRAAFETTGGSSTMGTVGDTASEAAPNPADGAQQPPAWARRMKRSQQMSHAVSTTVHAVRSGDSHGGGSSVNLSESDR, encoded by the coding sequence ATGGGCGGCACCGGCGTCATCGACCATTTCCTGGAGGTCTTCACCCGCTATATCGATAGCGGCTTCGGCCTCCTCAGCGGCGAAGTGGCCTTCATCGCCACCACGCTGATCGTGATCGACGTGACGCTTGCCGCGCTGTTCTGGAGTTGGGACGCCGATGACGACATCATCGCGCGCCTGGTCAAAAAGACCCTGTTCGTCGGCGTGTTCGCCTATCTCATCAGCAACTGGAACAACCTCGCCCGGATCATCTTCGAGAGCTTCGCCGGCCTTGGGCTGAAGGCAGCCGGGACCGGCTTCACTGTCGCCGACATGATGAAGCCCGGCCGTGTGGCGCAGACTGGTCTCGACGCAGGCCGCCCGCTCCTCGATTCCATCTCCGACCTGATGGGCTACTGGAGCTTCTTCGAGAACTTCATCCAGATCGCGGTGATGCTGCTCGCCTGGGCGCTGGTGCTGCTCGCCTTCTTCATCCTCGCCATCCAGCTCTTCGTCACCCTGATCGAGTTCAAGCTGACAACGCTCGCCGGGTTCGTGCTCATCCCCTTCGGTCTGTTCGGCAAGAGCGCCTTCATGGCCGAGCGCGTGCTCGGCAACGTCATCTCATCCGGCATCAAGGTGCTCGTCCTCGGCGTCATCATAGGTATCGGGTCGAGCCTCTTTTCCGAATTCACCGTGGGCTTCGGCGGACGCACGCCTTCGATCGACGAGGCCATGGCGATCGTGCTCGCGGCGCTGACGCTGCTCGGCCTAGGCATTTTCGGCCCCGGCATCGCCAACGGTCTCGTCTCTGGCGGTCCGCAGCTCGGCGCGGGCGCTGCGATCGGAACCGGGCTTGCCGCAGGCGGCATGGTTGCTGCCGGTGCGGCCACCGTCGGCGCCGTTGCCTCGGGTGGTGCAGCGCTCGCGGGTGGCGCTGCCGCCGCGGCCCGAGGTGGCGCCGCGCTGGCGGGCGGCGCATCGACCGCATACAGCCTGGGCGCCGCAGGGCAGACCGGCGCCTCTGGCGTGGCCAGCGGTCTGGGCGGTGTCGCCCGGGCCGCTGGTTCCGCCGCCACATCACCGCTTCGCCGCGCCGCCCAACGGGCGTCGTCCAGCATGCAGTCCAGCTTCGCCAGCGGATCTCGCGCCGCCTTCGAGACGACAGGCGGTTCCTCGACCATGGGCACCGTTGGTGACACAGCCAGCGAGGCTGCACCGAACCCTGCCGATGGGGCTCAGCAGCCTCCCGCATGGGCCCGCCGCATGAAGCGCTCCCAGCAAATGAGCCATGCCGTCTCCACGACGGTCCATGCCGTCCGCAGCGGCGACAGCCACGGCGGCGGCTCCTCCGTCAACCTCTCCGAAAGCGACCGCTGA
- the trbK-alt gene encoding putative entry exclusion protein TrbK-alt: protein MDGKVLARLGAVIFVAVAITATIIELTRKDEPPLHRGVTAATETGVDAIKIELRRCQQLGEAGTRDSACLRTWAENRERFLKPSQALQSQPAPQSPGPHGQPQNPPVPNDPVVIDTAPETDSQTNEAR, encoded by the coding sequence ATGGATGGAAAGGTTCTCGCGCGCCTCGGCGCAGTCATCTTCGTCGCAGTCGCCATCACGGCGACGATCATCGAACTTACCCGCAAGGATGAACCGCCCCTTCACCGGGGTGTCACTGCTGCCACCGAAACGGGCGTTGATGCGATAAAGATCGAACTGCGGCGCTGCCAGCAGCTCGGCGAAGCCGGCACCCGCGACTCCGCCTGTCTTCGAACCTGGGCCGAGAACCGTGAGCGCTTCCTGAAGCCATCACAGGCACTCCAATCGCAGCCGGCTCCGCAGTCGCCGGGTCCACACGGTCAGCCGCAGAACCCTCCAGTCCCGAACGATCCTGTGGTCATCGACACCGCGCCTGAGACCGACAGCCAAACCAACGAGGCGCGTTGA